Proteins encoded in a region of the Xylocopa sonorina isolate GNS202 chromosome 11, iyXylSono1_principal, whole genome shotgun sequence genome:
- the Woc gene encoding zinc finger protein without children isoform X5, whose protein sequence is MSMDPNTDTELSTSQTHEDLCTEDKVKTDGTMEGSEENNINANEMQISLVSKQDEKIVDVSQSNEKVSMQSETEDELSVKNSEIVNASNTNLCQENVSEEGTLLQADRLTLPESNVSVITLHLVTEHTDVQSSVTCESTTKNVTQEDSSGIIPTTVNTTEKDCADKLPDNASTVESEKRLDVASEEPDCLETADADSGCHLNFTEKKIDDNTLEGSQTNKLSLISEKNNLGNKKTDPKGTQEDCDRDMVEKSIIEPENTEFVQFSQEKHGDSQMESQSMDAEDPFGGDNLTTENVESIETDDLNETNIGFSKLCNQADNLQDIVNNSESSFNTEKKDDSEENKDISNAAEDTVKNGNENLCEIEQNEKMNREAASSTEKCDDQTKKATNEVTPMDTEEQSNVLPGQDDELCIIPDSMKVIIPEQTEQSNSSNKESLHKDDSEQSEVKETCETNELDNDTNKNLQQDQNESTGVHKSSIPDTQSIGTEKDLINKDTTTATDVINIDEESKNSEIEEITTKEICKQCKEERACKIKVKIGFETYNVCSKTCKALFKIANNRAMDIPSDGVNSKREKRCANCLLIVEPNDERNLSWETMEFCNEECLGKFQTKYGSYCRNCNGSVQAVSLGKYCVRFGYDVRQFCCSTCLEEFKKGLKVCSYCQKDISSSAEGFLAPVGDKGQFKDFCTQECMEKYSKMSSTEPLTMEKKCCSVCQEEKIVHCEVQIDRSDPVAICSIPCFAAFRFVKKVDPDQCSTCKKFFELSNKKSSVVFYENEAHTFCSKTCLNVFIITNRKIVPCNWCKVKKYNFDMIKKELKTGQVMMMCSLNCLTLYQVSINAVSAKRINCDFCKEFSQAQYHLTMSDATIRNFCSYDCVMNFQAQYTKSPITIPTGDDPVPTGMPKRLLPPRNANTNNQKANDIQNKKNMPVISSVTSLATIGNGQSSPTTQQNNVNNMVVPPVVISQNQAPQVIYKQHIITRPPSPVQIHNKTTQCKPVVHTKGVSVRPHPCTKATQTDGVQQAVVPIPVPIYVPFPMHMYSMPFPVPLPFPLPIPVPIFIPTTRNSAKGIFKEIKRIQEKIPADPFEAELLMMAEMVATEKKSNETDSDSADDRDEDAGDREHAHGGSFSPEGVDSSNTFGDDMLQMALKMATGELDEPAVDLEAALTPNTITATQSSTQSDTTMENDVQSERLVVSSRGRKRVVPYKSRSTPSKRGRRVSSANDMPLMPPPEPQPPPQSRIIEPIEKPDANMALKYTFGVNAWRQWVVAKNVELEKQSTPMRKMKLFKTDLLQLTADELNYSLCLFVKEVRKPNGAEYAPDTIYYLCLGIQQYLFENNRIDNIFTDSYYERFTDCLNEVAKKFSVLYNDAQYIVTRVEEEHLWECKQLGAHSPHVLLSTLMFFNTKHFNLVTVEEHMQLSFSHIMKHWKRNPATQPTAAAGKAPGSRNVLLRFYPPQSALGNSRKKKVYEQQENEENPLRCPVKLYEFYLSKCPESVKTRNDVFYLLPERSCVPDSPVWYSTSPLAKEHLIKMLYRIKMVKEINVALLTS, encoded by the exons ATGAGTATGGATCCTAATACCGATACAGAGTTATCGACTAGTCAGACTCACGAGGATTTATGTACAGAGGATAAAGTTAAAACTGACGGTACGATGGAAGGAAGCGaagaaaataatattaatgCAAATGAAATGCAAATATCGTTGGTTTCCAAACAGGATGAAAAAATTGTTGATGTAAGTCAAAGTAATGAAAAAGTTAGCATGCAAAGTGAAACGGAAGACGAATTATCTGTTAAAAATTCAGAAATTGTCAATGCGTCGAATACTAATTTGTGTCAAGAAAATGTATCTGAAGAAGGTACCTTACTACAAGCTGACAGATTAACTTTACCAGAAAGTAATGTAAGTGTAATAACATTACATCTAGTTACAGAACACACTGATGTACAGTCTTCGGTTACGTGTGAAAGTACTACAAAAAATGTTACACAGGAAGACAGTTCAGGAATAATACCAACGACGGTGAATACTACAGAAAAAGATTGCGCGGACAAATTACCGGATAACGCAAGTACAGTAGAATCTGAGAAACGTTTAGATGTTGCGTCAGAGGAACCAGATTGCTTAGAAACTGCCGACGCAGATAGCGGGTGTCATTTAAATTTCACAGAGAAGAAAATTGACGATAACACGCTAGAAGGCTCCCAAACGAACAAATTATCTTTGATTAGCGAAAAAAATAATTTAGGTAACAAAAAGACTGATCCAAAGGGGACACAGGAAGATTGTGATAGAGATATGGTGGAAAAAAGTATTATAGAGCCAGAAAATACAGAATTTGTACAATTTTCTCAAGAAAAACATGGAGATTCACAAATGGAAAGTCAGTCTATGGACGCGGAAGATCCTTTTGGTGGAGATAATCTTACTACTGAAAATGTTGAATCAATAGAGACTGATGATCTCAACGAGACAAACATAGGTTTTTCTAAGTTATGTAATCAAGCTGATAATTTACAAGATATTGTAAATAACAGTGAAAGCAGCTTTAATACAGAGAAGAAAGATGATAGTGAAGAAAATAAAGATATTTCAAACGCAGCGGAAGATACTGTTAAGAATGGTAATGAAAATTTATGTGAAATTGAACAGAATGAAAAAATGAATAGGGAAGCTGCAAGTTCCACTGAAAAATGCGATGATCAAACAAAAAAAGCTACCAACGAAGTAACGCCAATGGATACCGAAGAACAATCTAATGTTTTACCAGGACAAGACGATGAATTGTGCATCATTCCAGATAGCATGAAGGTAATAATTCCTGAACAAACGGAACAGTCAAATTCCAGTAATAAAGAATCATTACACAAAGACGATAGTGAACAGAGTGAAGTTAAAGAAACATGCGAAACTAATGAATTAGATAATGATACAAATAAAAACTTGCAACAAGATCAAAATGAATCGACTGGTGTACACAAAAGTAGTATACCCGATACTCAAAGCATCGGAACAGAGAAAGATTTAATTAACAAAGATACAACTACCGCAACGGATGTTATTAACATCGATGAAGAGTCAAAAAATTCTGAAATTGAAGAAATTACGACTAAAGAAATTTGTAAACAATGCAAGGAAGAGAGAGCCTGTAAAATTAAAGTAAAAATTGGTTTCGAAACTTACAATGTATGTTCAAAAACTTGTAAAGCATTATTCAAAATTGCTAACAATAGGGCAATGGATATACCTAGCGACGGGGTCAATTCTAAAAGGGAAAAACGTTGCGCAAACTGTCTGCTAATCGTAGAACCTAACGATGAACGTAATCTTTCCTGGGAGACAATGGAGTTCTGTAATGAGGAATGTTTAGGAAAATTTCAAACAAAATATGGAAGTTATTGCAGAAACTGTAACGGCTCAGTCCAAGCAGTAAGTTTAGGGAAATACTGTGTACGATTTGGCTACGATGTTAGACAGTTTTGTTGCTCCACATGTTTGGAAGAATTCAAGAAAGGACTAAAAGTGTGTAGTTACTGTCAAAAAGATATAAGTTCTAGCGCAGAAGGTTTTCTTGCGCCGGTTGGCGATAAAGGACAGTTTAAGGACTTTTGTACTCAAGAGTGCATGGAAAAGTATTCAAAAATGAGCTCCACTGAACCTCTAACTATGGAAAAAAAGTGTTGCAGCGTTTGTCAAGAA gagaaaattgttcactgcgaagttcaAATAGACAGATCTGATCCAGTAGCTATTTGCAGTATACCATGTTTCGCAGCATTCAGATTTGTAAAAAAAGTCGACCCCGACCAGTGTTCTACTTGCAAAAAGTTTTTTGAATTATCTAACAAAAAAAGTTCCGTTGTCTTTTATGAGAACGAAGCTCATACCTTTTGTTCTAAAACTTGCTTAAACGTATTTATTATTACCAATAGGAAAATTGTTCCTTGTAATTGGTGCAaagtaaaaaaatataattttgatATGATCAAAAAGGAATTAAAAACAGGTCAAGTAATGATGATGTGTAGCTTAAATTGCTTAACATTATATCAG gttTCTATCAACGCAGTTTCGGCAAAACGAATAAATTGTGACTTTTGCAAAGAATTCTCCCAAGCGCAATATCATTTAACTATGTCAGATGCAACGATACGAAATTTTTGTTCGTACGATTGTGTAATGAACTTTCAAGCTCAATATACTAAATCTCCAATCACGATACCGACGGGTGATGATCCGGTACCCACTGGTATGCCAAAAAGATTGCTACCACCAAGAAACGCGAATACAAATAATCAGAAGGCAAACGATATACAAAATAAAAAGAACATGCCTGTAATTTCTTCTGTGACAAGTTTAGCTACGATCGGAAACGGTCAGTCTAGTCCAACGACGcagcagaacaatgtaaataacATGGTAGTGCCTCCAGTTGTTATCAGCCAAAATCAGGCGCCGCAAGTAATATATAAGCAACATATTATAACGAGACCGCCAAGCCCGGTCCAAATTCACAATAAAACAACGCAGTGTAAGCCTGTGGTGCACACGAAAGGAGTATCAGTACGCCCCCATCCTTGTACGAAAGCTACGCAAACGGACGGAGTTCAGCAAGCGGTTGTACCGATACCGGTTCCAATTTATGTTCCATTTCCAATGCATATGTATTCAATGCCTTTTCCAGTTCCATTACCTTTCCCGCTACCAATTCCAGTACCTATTTTTATACCTACAACAAGGAATAGCGCTAAGGGGATATTTAAAGAGATTAAAAGAATACAAGAGAAAATACCGGCAGATCCGTTTGAAGCTGAACTCCTTATGATGGCAGAAATGGTTGCAACCGAGAAAAAAAGTAACGAGACTGATTCGGATTCTGCAGACGATAG AGATGAGGATGCCGGTGATCGCGAACACGCGCACGGTGGAAGTTTTAGTCCAGAAGGTGTTGATTCCAGTAACACGTTCGGTGACGATATGTTACAAATGGCTTTGAAAATGGCAACTGGAGAATTAGACGAGCCAGCTGTTGATTTAGAAGCTGCTTTAACACCGAATACGATCACTGCaacacaatcgtcaacacagtCCGATACTACTATGGAGAATGATG ttcaatcggagcggctGGTCGTTTCTTCTCGCGGGAGAAAACGAGTGGTTCCTTACAAATCACGGTCTACTCCGAGTAAGCGAGGAAGACGAGTATCCAGCGCAAACGATATGCCTTTAATGCCACCCCCGGAACCTCAACCTCCGCCCCAATCGAGAATAATAGAACCCATAGAAAAACCAGATGCTAATATGGCCCTCAAATATACCTTTGGAGTAAACGCATGGAGACAATGG GTTGTCGCGAAAAATGTTGAATTAGAAAAACAAAGTACACCAATGAGAAAAATGAAATTATTCAAAACAGATCTCTTACAACTCACGGCCGATGAATTGAATTATTCATTATGTCTCTTTGTTAAAGAAGTTAGAAAACCAAATGGAGCAGAATATGCTCCTGACACAATATATTACCTTTGTTTAG GGATTCAACAGTATTTATTTGAAAATAATAGAATAGATAATATTTTCACGGATTCGTATTATGAAAGATTTACAGATTGTTTAAATGAAGTCGCAAAGAAGTTCTCTGTTCTTTATAATGACGCAC AATACATTGTTACAAGGGTCGAAGAAGAACATTTATGGGAATGTAAACAATTAGGTGCTCATTCCCCTCATGTGCTTTTAAGTACCCTAATGTTTTTTAACACTAAACACTTTAATCTTGTA ACAGTAGAAGAACATATGCAGCTATCATTTTCACATATTATGAAACACTGGAAACGAAACCCTGCTACACAACCTACTGCAGCAGCAGGAAAAGCTCCAGGTTCTAGAAACGTTCTTCTTCGTTTCTATCCACCGCAATCAGCATTGG GCAATTCACGTAAAAAGAAGGTATACGAACAACAAGAAAATGAAGAAAACCCGTTAAGATGTCCAGTtaaattatacgaattttacttATCCAAATG CCCTGAAAGTGTTAAAACTCGGAATGATGTATTCTATTTATTACCTGAAAGAAGTTGTGTACCGGATAGTCCAGTATGGTATTCAACATCTCCATTGGCTAAGGAACATCTCATAAAAATGTTATATCGTATTAAAATGGTTAAAGAAATTAATGTGGCATTATTAACTAGCTAA
- the Woc gene encoding zinc finger protein without children isoform X4, translating to MSMDPNTDTELSTSQTHEDLCTEDKVKTDGTMEGSEENNINANEMQISLVSKQDEKIVDVSQSNEKVSMQSETEDELSVKNSEIVNASNTNLCQENVSEEGTLLQADRLTLPESNVSVITLHLVTEHTDVQSSVTCESTTKNVTQEDSSGIIPTTVNTTEKDCADKLPDNASTVESEKRLDVASEEPDCLETADADSGCHLNFTEKKIDDNTLEGSQTNKLSLISEKNNLGNKKTDPKGTQEDCDRDMVEKSIIEPENTEFVQFSQEKHGDSQMESQSMDAEDPFGGDNLTTENVESIETDDLNETNIGFSKLCNQADNLQDIVNNSESSFNTEKKDDSEENKDISNAAEDTVKNGNENLCEIEQNEKMNREAASSTEKCDDQTKKATNEVTPMDTEEQSNVLPGQDDELCIIPDSMKVIIPEQTEQSNSSNKESLHKDDSEQSEVKETCETNELDNDTNKNLQQDQNESTGVHKSSIPDTQSIGTEKDLINKDTTTATDVINIDEESKNSEIEEITTKEICKQCKEERACKIKVKIGFETYNVCSKTCKALFKIANNRAMDIPSDGVNSKREKRCANCLLIVEPNDERNLSWETMEFCNEECLGKFQTKYGSYCRNCNGSVQAVSLGKYCVRFGYDVRQFCCSTCLEEFKKGLKVCSYCQKDISSSAEGFLAPVGDKGQFKDFCTQECMEKYSKMSSTEPLTMEKKCCSVCQEEKIVHCEVQIDRSDPVAICSIPCFAAFRFVKKVDPDQCSTCKKFFELSNKKSSVVFYENEAHTFCSKTCLNVFIITNRKIVPCNWCKVKKYNFDMIKKELKTGQVMMMCSLNCLTLYQVSINAVSAKRINCDFCKEFSQAQYHLTMSDATIRNFCSYDCVMNFQAQYTKSPITIPTGDDPVPTGMPKRLLPPRNANTNNQKANDIQNKKNMPVISSVTSLATIGNGQSSPTTQQNNVNNMVVPPVVISQNQAPQVIYKQHIITRPPSPVQIHNKTTQCKPVVHTKGVSVRPHPCTKATQTDGVQQAVVPIPVPIYVPFPMHMYSMPFPVPLPFPLPIPVPIFIPTTRNSAKGIFKEIKRIQEKIPADPFEAELLMMAEMVATEKKSNETDSDSADDRDEDAGDREHAHGGSFSPEGVDSSNTFGDDMLQMALKMATGELDEPAVDLEAALTPNTITATQSSTQSDTTMENDVQSERLVVSSRGRKRVVPYKSRSTPSKRGRRVSSANDMPLMPPPEPQPPPQSRIIEPIEKPDANMALKYTFGVNAWRQWVVAKNVELEKQSTPMRKMKLFKTDLLQLTADELNYSLCLFVKEVRKPNGAEYAPDTIYYLCLGIQQYLFENNRIDNIFTDSYYERFTDCLNEVAKKFSVLYNDAQYIVTRVEEEHLWECKQLGAHSPHVLLSTLMFFNTKHFNLVTVEEHMQLSFSHIMKHWKRNPATQPTAAAGKAPGSRNVLLRFYPPQSALEGNSRKKKVYEQQENEENPLRCPVKLYEFYLSKCPESVKTRNDVFYLLPERSCVPDSPVWYSTSPLAKEHLIKMLYRIKMVKEINVALLTS from the exons ATGAGTATGGATCCTAATACCGATACAGAGTTATCGACTAGTCAGACTCACGAGGATTTATGTACAGAGGATAAAGTTAAAACTGACGGTACGATGGAAGGAAGCGaagaaaataatattaatgCAAATGAAATGCAAATATCGTTGGTTTCCAAACAGGATGAAAAAATTGTTGATGTAAGTCAAAGTAATGAAAAAGTTAGCATGCAAAGTGAAACGGAAGACGAATTATCTGTTAAAAATTCAGAAATTGTCAATGCGTCGAATACTAATTTGTGTCAAGAAAATGTATCTGAAGAAGGTACCTTACTACAAGCTGACAGATTAACTTTACCAGAAAGTAATGTAAGTGTAATAACATTACATCTAGTTACAGAACACACTGATGTACAGTCTTCGGTTACGTGTGAAAGTACTACAAAAAATGTTACACAGGAAGACAGTTCAGGAATAATACCAACGACGGTGAATACTACAGAAAAAGATTGCGCGGACAAATTACCGGATAACGCAAGTACAGTAGAATCTGAGAAACGTTTAGATGTTGCGTCAGAGGAACCAGATTGCTTAGAAACTGCCGACGCAGATAGCGGGTGTCATTTAAATTTCACAGAGAAGAAAATTGACGATAACACGCTAGAAGGCTCCCAAACGAACAAATTATCTTTGATTAGCGAAAAAAATAATTTAGGTAACAAAAAGACTGATCCAAAGGGGACACAGGAAGATTGTGATAGAGATATGGTGGAAAAAAGTATTATAGAGCCAGAAAATACAGAATTTGTACAATTTTCTCAAGAAAAACATGGAGATTCACAAATGGAAAGTCAGTCTATGGACGCGGAAGATCCTTTTGGTGGAGATAATCTTACTACTGAAAATGTTGAATCAATAGAGACTGATGATCTCAACGAGACAAACATAGGTTTTTCTAAGTTATGTAATCAAGCTGATAATTTACAAGATATTGTAAATAACAGTGAAAGCAGCTTTAATACAGAGAAGAAAGATGATAGTGAAGAAAATAAAGATATTTCAAACGCAGCGGAAGATACTGTTAAGAATGGTAATGAAAATTTATGTGAAATTGAACAGAATGAAAAAATGAATAGGGAAGCTGCAAGTTCCACTGAAAAATGCGATGATCAAACAAAAAAAGCTACCAACGAAGTAACGCCAATGGATACCGAAGAACAATCTAATGTTTTACCAGGACAAGACGATGAATTGTGCATCATTCCAGATAGCATGAAGGTAATAATTCCTGAACAAACGGAACAGTCAAATTCCAGTAATAAAGAATCATTACACAAAGACGATAGTGAACAGAGTGAAGTTAAAGAAACATGCGAAACTAATGAATTAGATAATGATACAAATAAAAACTTGCAACAAGATCAAAATGAATCGACTGGTGTACACAAAAGTAGTATACCCGATACTCAAAGCATCGGAACAGAGAAAGATTTAATTAACAAAGATACAACTACCGCAACGGATGTTATTAACATCGATGAAGAGTCAAAAAATTCTGAAATTGAAGAAATTACGACTAAAGAAATTTGTAAACAATGCAAGGAAGAGAGAGCCTGTAAAATTAAAGTAAAAATTGGTTTCGAAACTTACAATGTATGTTCAAAAACTTGTAAAGCATTATTCAAAATTGCTAACAATAGGGCAATGGATATACCTAGCGACGGGGTCAATTCTAAAAGGGAAAAACGTTGCGCAAACTGTCTGCTAATCGTAGAACCTAACGATGAACGTAATCTTTCCTGGGAGACAATGGAGTTCTGTAATGAGGAATGTTTAGGAAAATTTCAAACAAAATATGGAAGTTATTGCAGAAACTGTAACGGCTCAGTCCAAGCAGTAAGTTTAGGGAAATACTGTGTACGATTTGGCTACGATGTTAGACAGTTTTGTTGCTCCACATGTTTGGAAGAATTCAAGAAAGGACTAAAAGTGTGTAGTTACTGTCAAAAAGATATAAGTTCTAGCGCAGAAGGTTTTCTTGCGCCGGTTGGCGATAAAGGACAGTTTAAGGACTTTTGTACTCAAGAGTGCATGGAAAAGTATTCAAAAATGAGCTCCACTGAACCTCTAACTATGGAAAAAAAGTGTTGCAGCGTTTGTCAAGAA gagaaaattgttcactgcgaagttcaAATAGACAGATCTGATCCAGTAGCTATTTGCAGTATACCATGTTTCGCAGCATTCAGATTTGTAAAAAAAGTCGACCCCGACCAGTGTTCTACTTGCAAAAAGTTTTTTGAATTATCTAACAAAAAAAGTTCCGTTGTCTTTTATGAGAACGAAGCTCATACCTTTTGTTCTAAAACTTGCTTAAACGTATTTATTATTACCAATAGGAAAATTGTTCCTTGTAATTGGTGCAaagtaaaaaaatataattttgatATGATCAAAAAGGAATTAAAAACAGGTCAAGTAATGATGATGTGTAGCTTAAATTGCTTAACATTATATCAG gttTCTATCAACGCAGTTTCGGCAAAACGAATAAATTGTGACTTTTGCAAAGAATTCTCCCAAGCGCAATATCATTTAACTATGTCAGATGCAACGATACGAAATTTTTGTTCGTACGATTGTGTAATGAACTTTCAAGCTCAATATACTAAATCTCCAATCACGATACCGACGGGTGATGATCCGGTACCCACTGGTATGCCAAAAAGATTGCTACCACCAAGAAACGCGAATACAAATAATCAGAAGGCAAACGATATACAAAATAAAAAGAACATGCCTGTAATTTCTTCTGTGACAAGTTTAGCTACGATCGGAAACGGTCAGTCTAGTCCAACGACGcagcagaacaatgtaaataacATGGTAGTGCCTCCAGTTGTTATCAGCCAAAATCAGGCGCCGCAAGTAATATATAAGCAACATATTATAACGAGACCGCCAAGCCCGGTCCAAATTCACAATAAAACAACGCAGTGTAAGCCTGTGGTGCACACGAAAGGAGTATCAGTACGCCCCCATCCTTGTACGAAAGCTACGCAAACGGACGGAGTTCAGCAAGCGGTTGTACCGATACCGGTTCCAATTTATGTTCCATTTCCAATGCATATGTATTCAATGCCTTTTCCAGTTCCATTACCTTTCCCGCTACCAATTCCAGTACCTATTTTTATACCTACAACAAGGAATAGCGCTAAGGGGATATTTAAAGAGATTAAAAGAATACAAGAGAAAATACCGGCAGATCCGTTTGAAGCTGAACTCCTTATGATGGCAGAAATGGTTGCAACCGAGAAAAAAAGTAACGAGACTGATTCGGATTCTGCAGACGATAG AGATGAGGATGCCGGTGATCGCGAACACGCGCACGGTGGAAGTTTTAGTCCAGAAGGTGTTGATTCCAGTAACACGTTCGGTGACGATATGTTACAAATGGCTTTGAAAATGGCAACTGGAGAATTAGACGAGCCAGCTGTTGATTTAGAAGCTGCTTTAACACCGAATACGATCACTGCaacacaatcgtcaacacagtCCGATACTACTATGGAGAATGATG ttcaatcggagcggctGGTCGTTTCTTCTCGCGGGAGAAAACGAGTGGTTCCTTACAAATCACGGTCTACTCCGAGTAAGCGAGGAAGACGAGTATCCAGCGCAAACGATATGCCTTTAATGCCACCCCCGGAACCTCAACCTCCGCCCCAATCGAGAATAATAGAACCCATAGAAAAACCAGATGCTAATATGGCCCTCAAATATACCTTTGGAGTAAACGCATGGAGACAATGG GTTGTCGCGAAAAATGTTGAATTAGAAAAACAAAGTACACCAATGAGAAAAATGAAATTATTCAAAACAGATCTCTTACAACTCACGGCCGATGAATTGAATTATTCATTATGTCTCTTTGTTAAAGAAGTTAGAAAACCAAATGGAGCAGAATATGCTCCTGACACAATATATTACCTTTGTTTAG GGATTCAACAGTATTTATTTGAAAATAATAGAATAGATAATATTTTCACGGATTCGTATTATGAAAGATTTACAGATTGTTTAAATGAAGTCGCAAAGAAGTTCTCTGTTCTTTATAATGACGCAC AATACATTGTTACAAGGGTCGAAGAAGAACATTTATGGGAATGTAAACAATTAGGTGCTCATTCCCCTCATGTGCTTTTAAGTACCCTAATGTTTTTTAACACTAAACACTTTAATCTTGTA ACAGTAGAAGAACATATGCAGCTATCATTTTCACATATTATGAAACACTGGAAACGAAACCCTGCTACACAACCTACTGCAGCAGCAGGAAAAGCTCCAGGTTCTAGAAACGTTCTTCTTCGTTTCTATCCACCGCAATCAGCATTGG AAGGCAATTCACGTAAAAAGAAGGTATACGAACAACAAGAAAATGAAGAAAACCCGTTAAGATGTCCAGTtaaattatacgaattttacttATCCAAATG CCCTGAAAGTGTTAAAACTCGGAATGATGTATTCTATTTATTACCTGAAAGAAGTTGTGTACCGGATAGTCCAGTATGGTATTCAACATCTCCATTGGCTAAGGAACATCTCATAAAAATGTTATATCGTATTAAAATGGTTAAAGAAATTAATGTGGCATTATTAACTAGCTAA